Proteins from a single region of Anticarsia gemmatalis isolate Benzon Research Colony breed Stoneville strain chromosome 30, ilAntGemm2 primary, whole genome shotgun sequence:
- the LOC142985607 gene encoding lipase member H-like isoform X2, whose amino-acid sequence MPGPDGRQHLVDLWVKTRNVNEAAKYNPDVQNAYHLFTRQNPTTSQPMVLGNEALVSSSNYDVGKTTIVLVHGWMSDPYSTINRVLVPAYLAAADVNILVVDWSVGAGTINYATAVLNTVTSGEGVARFISWLCGITGTSLTQFHLTGHSLGGHQVGVIGRNLGGVVPYIMSLDPAGPGWLTNDNRFQPNDGLYTEVIHTNVGVMGYLPALGKVDFYPNGGVNMPGCTEPKCDHDRSLYYFAESLTSQFTGRRCLTYLNALTGSCFLTQTLNMGGLEPKTGNSGIYYTETNAAPPFSKD is encoded by the exons ATGCCAGGACCTGATGGTAGACAGCATTTAGTAGACCTATGGGTGAAGACCAGAAATGTGAATGAGGCTGCCAAATATAACCCTGATGTACAAAATGCCTATCATTTGTTCACTAG GCAGAACCCCACCACCAGCCAGCCGATGGTGCTAGGCAACGAAGCTCTGGTCTCCAGCTCCAACTATGACGTGGGAAAGACCACCATTGTCCTGGTGCATGGATGGATGAGCGACCCTTATTCCACCATCAACAGGGTGTTAGTACCAG CATATTTAGCTGCTGCTGATGTGAACATCTTGGTAGTAGACTGGAGTGTCGGAGCTGGTACTATTAACTATGCGACTGCAGTACTAAATACTGTCACTTCTG GTGAAGGAGTAGCTCGCTTCATCAGCTGGTTGTGCGGCATCACCGGTACCTCATTGACACAGTTCCATCTCACTGGGCACAGTCTTGGAGGTCACCAGGTCGGCGTCATCGGCCGGAATCTAGGCGGAGTAGTACCCTATATTAtgt CGTTAGACCCAGCCGGCCCCGGCTGGTTAACAAACGACAATCGTTTCCAGCCAAACGACGGTTTATACACAGAAGTCATTCATACAAACGTGGGCGTCATGGGCTATCTCCCAGCGCTGGGCAAAGTGGACTTCTATCCCAACGGTGGGGTAAACATGCCCGGTTGTACCGAACCGAAATGTGACCATGATAG ATCGCTCTACTACTTTGCTGAATCACTAACAAGTCAATTTACTGGAAGAAGATGTCTGACTTACTTAAATGCTTTGACTGGTTCCTGTTTCTTAACACAGACCCTGAACATGGGAGGTCTGGAGCCTAAGACTGG GAATTCTGGAATATACTATACAGAAACCAATGCGGCACCACCATTTTCAAAAGACTGA
- the LOC142985608 gene encoding uncharacterized protein LOC142985608 isoform X2: MTVSLTTVRSRRYDIESEAIRLYGEDIQDVVRRFRKTREYVKILEDKNAKLLLLFDEVVMQALSNVDVELDQRVQQIIGLNKVETTPETSSKKLIKAKAFKSRRFFKNFTITPEQILDNYARFESTAEERNQCINVGYKMAEKMVQLVVQGMGPIPESVTKSLKETSSVTKIVEDLEHFHNYSIEDETRKRTLKVNHIKL, from the exons atgactgtgt cACTTACAACTGTAAGATCAAGAAGATATGACATAGAATCAGAAGCGATCAGACTTTATGGAGAAGATATTCAAGATGTCGTGCGAAGGTTTAGAAAAACACGCGAATATGTGAAAATATTGGAAGataaa AATGCAAAACTTCTCTTACTATTCGACGAGGTAGTAATGCAGGCGCTTTCAAATGTTGACGTAGAATTGGATCAGAGAGTACAACAAATTATTGGTTTGAACAAAGTGGAAACCACTCCAGAAACGAGTTCTAAGAA GTTAATAAAAGCGAAAGCCTTCAAATCGAGGAGGTTTTTCAAAAACTTCACAATAACTCCTGAACAAATACTGGATAATTACGCGCGGTTCGAGTCTACTGCTGAAGAAAGGAATCAATGTATAAACGTCGGTTATAAGATGGCTGA GAAAATGGTGCAACTAGTTGTCCAGGGTATGGGCCCTATACCAGAGTCGGTCACCAAGTCTTTGAAAGAAACAAGCAGCGTCACTAAGATTGTTGAAGATCTG GAACATTTCCACAACTACTCCATCGAAGACGAAACACGTAAACGAACTTTGAAAGTAAAtcatattaaactataa
- the LOC142985607 gene encoding pancreatic lipase-related protein 2-like isoform X3: protein MVAITFLLLCVVTMGLTDDIVSKLDPGPRYQYMPGPDGRQHLVDLWVKTRNVNEAAKYNPDVQNAYHLFTRQNPTTSQPMVLGNEALVSSSNYDVGKTTIVLVHGWMSDPYSTINRVLVPGEGVARFISWLCGITGTSLTQFHLTGHSLGGHQVGVIGRNLGGVVPYIMSLDPAGPGWLTNDNRFQPNDGLYTEVIHTNVGVMGYLPALGKVDFYPNGGVNMPGCTEPKCDHDRSLYYFAESLTSQFTGRRCLTYLNALTGSCFLTQTLNMGGLEPKTGNSGIYYTETNAAPPFSKD, encoded by the exons ATGGTGGCaataacgtttttattattatgtgtggtTACTATGG GATTGACAGACGATATAGTGTCCAAGTTAGACCCTGGTCCGAGGTACCAGTACATGCCAGGACCTGATGGTAGACAGCATTTAGTAGACCTATGGGTGAAGACCAGAAATGTGAATGAGGCTGCCAAATATAACCCTGATGTACAAAATGCCTATCATTTGTTCACTAG GCAGAACCCCACCACCAGCCAGCCGATGGTGCTAGGCAACGAAGCTCTGGTCTCCAGCTCCAACTATGACGTGGGAAAGACCACCATTGTCCTGGTGCATGGATGGATGAGCGACCCTTATTCCACCATCAACAGGGTGTTAGTACCAG GTGAAGGAGTAGCTCGCTTCATCAGCTGGTTGTGCGGCATCACCGGTACCTCATTGACACAGTTCCATCTCACTGGGCACAGTCTTGGAGGTCACCAGGTCGGCGTCATCGGCCGGAATCTAGGCGGAGTAGTACCCTATATTAtgt CGTTAGACCCAGCCGGCCCCGGCTGGTTAACAAACGACAATCGTTTCCAGCCAAACGACGGTTTATACACAGAAGTCATTCATACAAACGTGGGCGTCATGGGCTATCTCCCAGCGCTGGGCAAAGTGGACTTCTATCCCAACGGTGGGGTAAACATGCCCGGTTGTACCGAACCGAAATGTGACCATGATAG ATCGCTCTACTACTTTGCTGAATCACTAACAAGTCAATTTACTGGAAGAAGATGTCTGACTTACTTAAATGCTTTGACTGGTTCCTGTTTCTTAACACAGACCCTGAACATGGGAGGTCTGGAGCCTAAGACTGG GAATTCTGGAATATACTATACAGAAACCAATGCGGCACCACCATTTTCAAAAGACTGA
- the LOC142985606 gene encoding lipase member H-like: MVRILGFGGKKAKFTHNCPKLEFTLHNEADVTSQEADPQHDGADSRLLDFQPTGDLETHKGYTPDKQNVYHLFTRKNPRVSQPLWFNNLKALEQSNFNPRHRTVLLLHGWIADVTADFNTVLVPAFLAAGDVNVLAVDWSAGADTANYLSALTNTRTGGQSAAKFITWLNETTGCKISDFHLVGYSLGAHLAGVIGRSLDGKVGYITGLDPALIGWIFNSDRLRSSDAVYTEIIHTNAGLLGYPRPLGDVDFYPNGGINMPGCTSQMTDHSRSYFYFAESLRSGGFSAKPCTSYIKAMRGKTGDHLDNLKMGGLLPKTGCSGIFYLKTNPQPPFSRG, encoded by the exons ATGGTTAGAATATTGGGATTCGGAGGAAAAAAAGCTAAATTCACACACAATTGTCCAAAATTGGAATTTa CCCTTCACAATGAGGCAGACGTCACCTCTCAGGAAGCAGACCCTCAGCACGATGGAGCTGATAGTAGACTTCTGGACTTTCAGCCGACCGGTGATCTAGAGACACATAAAGGGTATACCCCGGATAAACAGAATGTGTACCATTTGTTCACGAG AAAGAACCCCCGAGTAAGTCAGCCGCTATGGTTCAACAACTTGAAGGCATTAGAGCAGTCTAACTTTAATCCACGACACAGAACTGTACTGCTGCTGCACGGCTGGATCGCTGATGTTACTGCTGATTTTAACACAGTGCTTGTACCAG CATTCCTGGCAGCAGGAGACGTGAATGTTCTAGCCGTAGACTGGAGTGCAGGCGCTGATACAGCTAACTATCTCAGTGCTTTGACTAACACGAGGACGGGAG GTCAAAGTGCAGCCAAATTCATCACCTGGTTAAACGAAACGACGGGGTGTAAAATATCAGACTTCCACTTAGTAGGGTACAGCCTAGGAGCCCATCTGGCCGGGGTCATTGGACGCAGTCTAGACGGAAAAGTAGGCTATATTACTG GCCTGGATCCAGCTCTAATCGGCTGGATTTTCAACAGTGATCGGCTCAGATCTTCGGATGCTGTGTACACAGAGATAATTCACACCAACGCTGGTCTTCTGGGCTATCCCAGACCGCTGGGGGATGTGGACTTTTATCCCAACGGTGGGATTAACATGCCTGGATGTACTTCGCAGATGACTGATCATTctag GTCTTATTTCTACTTCGCGGAATCGTTAAGATCAGGTGGTTTTTCTGCTAAACCTTGTACTTCATATATCAAAGCTATGAGAGGAAAGACTGGAGATCATCTCGATAATCTCAAGATGGGAGGATTGCTGCCTAAAACTGG ATGTTccggtatattttatttgaagaccAACCCTCAACCACCATTTTCAAGAGGCTAA
- the LOC142985608 gene encoding uncharacterized protein LOC142985608 isoform X1: MKLHILLKIILFVFASLTTVRSRRYDIESEAIRLYGEDIQDVVRRFRKTREYVKILEDKNAKLLLLFDEVVMQALSNVDVELDQRVQQIIGLNKVETTPETSSKKLIKAKAFKSRRFFKNFTITPEQILDNYARFESTAEERNQCINVGYKMAEKMVQLVVQGMGPIPESVTKSLKETSSVTKIVEDLEHFHNYSIEDETRKRTLKVNHIKL; the protein is encoded by the exons ATGAAGttgcatattttattgaaaatcattttgtttgttttcgcAT cACTTACAACTGTAAGATCAAGAAGATATGACATAGAATCAGAAGCGATCAGACTTTATGGAGAAGATATTCAAGATGTCGTGCGAAGGTTTAGAAAAACACGCGAATATGTGAAAATATTGGAAGataaa AATGCAAAACTTCTCTTACTATTCGACGAGGTAGTAATGCAGGCGCTTTCAAATGTTGACGTAGAATTGGATCAGAGAGTACAACAAATTATTGGTTTGAACAAAGTGGAAACCACTCCAGAAACGAGTTCTAAGAA GTTAATAAAAGCGAAAGCCTTCAAATCGAGGAGGTTTTTCAAAAACTTCACAATAACTCCTGAACAAATACTGGATAATTACGCGCGGTTCGAGTCTACTGCTGAAGAAAGGAATCAATGTATAAACGTCGGTTATAAGATGGCTGA GAAAATGGTGCAACTAGTTGTCCAGGGTATGGGCCCTATACCAGAGTCGGTCACCAAGTCTTTGAAAGAAACAAGCAGCGTCACTAAGATTGTTGAAGATCTG GAACATTTCCACAACTACTCCATCGAAGACGAAACACGTAAACGAACTTTGAAAGTAAAtcatattaaactataa
- the LOC142985607 gene encoding lipase member H-like isoform X1, with protein MVAITFLLLCVVTMGLTDDIVSKLDPGPRYQYMPGPDGRQHLVDLWVKTRNVNEAAKYNPDVQNAYHLFTRQNPTTSQPMVLGNEALVSSSNYDVGKTTIVLVHGWMSDPYSTINRVLVPAYLAAADVNILVVDWSVGAGTINYATAVLNTVTSGEGVARFISWLCGITGTSLTQFHLTGHSLGGHQVGVIGRNLGGVVPYIMSLDPAGPGWLTNDNRFQPNDGLYTEVIHTNVGVMGYLPALGKVDFYPNGGVNMPGCTEPKCDHDRSLYYFAESLTSQFTGRRCLTYLNALTGSCFLTQTLNMGGLEPKTGNSGIYYTETNAAPPFSKD; from the exons ATGGTGGCaataacgtttttattattatgtgtggtTACTATGG GATTGACAGACGATATAGTGTCCAAGTTAGACCCTGGTCCGAGGTACCAGTACATGCCAGGACCTGATGGTAGACAGCATTTAGTAGACCTATGGGTGAAGACCAGAAATGTGAATGAGGCTGCCAAATATAACCCTGATGTACAAAATGCCTATCATTTGTTCACTAG GCAGAACCCCACCACCAGCCAGCCGATGGTGCTAGGCAACGAAGCTCTGGTCTCCAGCTCCAACTATGACGTGGGAAAGACCACCATTGTCCTGGTGCATGGATGGATGAGCGACCCTTATTCCACCATCAACAGGGTGTTAGTACCAG CATATTTAGCTGCTGCTGATGTGAACATCTTGGTAGTAGACTGGAGTGTCGGAGCTGGTACTATTAACTATGCGACTGCAGTACTAAATACTGTCACTTCTG GTGAAGGAGTAGCTCGCTTCATCAGCTGGTTGTGCGGCATCACCGGTACCTCATTGACACAGTTCCATCTCACTGGGCACAGTCTTGGAGGTCACCAGGTCGGCGTCATCGGCCGGAATCTAGGCGGAGTAGTACCCTATATTAtgt CGTTAGACCCAGCCGGCCCCGGCTGGTTAACAAACGACAATCGTTTCCAGCCAAACGACGGTTTATACACAGAAGTCATTCATACAAACGTGGGCGTCATGGGCTATCTCCCAGCGCTGGGCAAAGTGGACTTCTATCCCAACGGTGGGGTAAACATGCCCGGTTGTACCGAACCGAAATGTGACCATGATAG ATCGCTCTACTACTTTGCTGAATCACTAACAAGTCAATTTACTGGAAGAAGATGTCTGACTTACTTAAATGCTTTGACTGGTTCCTGTTTCTTAACACAGACCCTGAACATGGGAGGTCTGGAGCCTAAGACTGG GAATTCTGGAATATACTATACAGAAACCAATGCGGCACCACCATTTTCAAAAGACTGA
- the LOC142985446 gene encoding lipase member H-A-like — protein sequence MARSQAIIVLTIAIGAVLAAPEPRYDPDRQNVYHLFTRQNPTVSQPLLMGSEGLLGLTNYNAARRTVVLLHGWMDSSTAPFNTVLVPAFLSGEDLNVIVVDWSTGAGSINYFTAVTNTLASGLSVARFINWLNTVTGAVPAMYHIVGHHLGGHQAGIVGRNVRGDVGYITALDPAYTAWPNNVNKFRATDGMYTEVIHTNVGVTGYIAPLGDVDFYPNGGSSMPGCNSQECDHSRSYFYFAESLTSGGFTGRRCGTYLSAMLGNCFLLGNLRMGGLVPKTGSSGIYHLVTNPTSPFSQG from the exons ATGGCGAGGTCACAAGCGATCATTGTTTTAACGATAGCCATTGGTGCAG TACTAGCGGCACCTGAGCCCAGATATGACCCGGACAGACAGAATGTCTACCATCTGTTTACCAG ACAGAACCCGACAGTCAGCCAGCCCCTCCTGATGGGCAGTGAAGGTCTACTCGGTCTCACCAACTACAACGCTGCGAGAAGAACAGTTGTGTTGCTGCATGGATGGATGGACTCTTCAACTGCACCGTTTAATACTGTTCTTGTGCCTG CCTTCCTGTCAGGTGAAGATCTGAACGTGATCGTGGTGGACTGGAGCACAGGCGCTGGCTCTATCAACTATTTTACTGCCGTCACCAATACTCTGGCCTCTG GACTCAGCGTGGCTCGTTTCATCAACTGGTTGAACACAGTCACCGGCGCCGTGCCCGCGATGTACCATATAGTTGGACATCATCTCGGAGGCCATCAGGCTGGTATCGTGGGCAGAAACGTGAGGGGAGATGTTGGTTATATCACTG CTTTAGACCCAGCCTACACCGCGTGGCCGAACAACGTGAACAAGTTCCGCGCCACAGACGGCATGTACACAGAGGTCATTCACACCAACGTGGGCGTGACGGGCTACATCGCGCCGCTCGGAGATGTCGACTTCTATCCTAATGGCGGCAGCAGCATGCCTGGATGTAACTCACAGGAGTGCGATCATTCTAG ATCATATTTCTACTTCGCCGAGTCCTTAACATCAGGCGGATTCACCGGCAGACGATGTGGTACTTACCTCTCTGCTATGTTGGGCAACTGCTTCTTGCTAGGCAATCTTAGGATGGGTGGCCTCGTACCAAAGACTGG GTCTTCAGGAATATACCATTTGGTGACGAATCCTACCTCACCTTTCTCTCAAGGATAA